TGCTTATATTCTTCATCTATTAACCAACGAGCATTTTCTTCTCCGTATTTTTCAAGATATCTGTGATATTCCGATAGAGGGTCGCCTTCAACTTTTAGCCATCCTTTACTCAAGTAATAAGACCCTGGGAAACAATGAAATTCTTTGTTATATTGTTTCCTTGAACCTATTAAAAGGCTGATACAATCATGAACCTTTGGTATTACTATAGTATGTATGTCGGAATTTAGTCCTACTGTCCCATTGGAACATAGCCCATACCCAATTAGAAGCGTATCATAATCCACTGCTTCCTTAATCCTTTTCTGTAACTCTTGTTTTAACATGCTGGGAGTATTATGTAATCCGGCTTCCAAAAATTCACAGTCAATAGTTTGAGGTAGTATACTCCTTATTTCTTCTTCAAGCGTACCACATGCAAAAATTTTTGTCTTTGCCATTGAAACTCCTCCCTAATTTTTTTTTGTTTGTTCCAATCAAAAATATTACCAACCGCCCGTGCAGTTACAATAGTTTCTATCAAAAGTTTGTTTTTCTGGCTCACACTTTCGTCAGCTTTTATTTTGTTCGATTGAATCGAATTTTTGTTTGAAGAATCTTTTAC
This Desulfosporosinus orientis DSM 765 DNA region includes the following protein-coding sequences:
- a CDS encoding DUF1638 domain-containing protein, coding for MAKTKIFACGTLEEEIRSILPQTIDCEFLEAGLHNTPSMLKQELQKRIKEAVDYDTLLIGYGLCSNGTVGLNSDIHTIVIPKVHDCISLLIGSRKQYNKEFHCFPGSYYLSKGWLKVEGDPLSEYHRYLEKYGEENARWLIDEEYKHYQRVVFIHTVGDSKEDVNYSQEVAKLLNIEFSQINGTLDYFEKLINGNWDEDFLIFPPRKLISMNDFM